One window of the Salvia splendens isolate huo1 chromosome 1, SspV2, whole genome shotgun sequence genome contains the following:
- the LOC121748694 gene encoding ribonuclease II, chloroplastic/mitochondrial-like isoform X1 has translation MAVRLVSGFRCCTVTPSPAALRCCLRHHNHVHLHSSTCFSISRRLRCRLISFGYEAVRRYSAQSLVDMVMEELDSIRKRGIARASNKLGLGTGDQLIENKPGKKTLQKGLLLEFKKDSERVLLAVVQKPDGKKNWMVSDQNGAMASIKPQQITFIVPGIKDFDHMEIPDFIQKAQDNLDPALLEFAWIELVEKNKSITVEELAEMMFGSAEPLESYSAHLLLSKDDIYFTTMETKGSYSVYGPRPAVQVEELMHRKHAKEAAERELEEFVNLLRSARDAQFHAKPPKSMWSSEEKNQTKIEILQAYAIDDCRNEDEKKTAGMQILKAIGLPKTASAAMNLLIDIGYFPVHVNLDILKLNIHTDYAEEILMAAERLLLESPDQDEVERIDLTHLKVYAIDVDEADELDDALSATRLQDGRIKIWIHVADPTRLVQPGSIIDKEAMKRSTSVFLPSATYPMFPEKLAMEGMSLKQGKHCKAVTVSVVLHGDGGIAEYSVENSIIKPTYMLTYESATELLHLNLEEEAELRLLSEAATLRFQWRRRQGAIDASTLEARIKVTNPDDPEPLIKLYVENQADPAMRLVSEMMILCGEVMATFGSVNKIALPYRGQPQSNIDISDFAHLPEGPVRSSAIVKTMRAAEFDFRKPTRHGVLGLPGYVQFTSPIRRYMDLLAHYQVKAFLRGDSPPFSAGQLEGMASLVNMNIRLVRRLSSSSLRYWMIEYLRRQPKEKKFSALVLRFIKDRVAAILLMEVGIQGSAWVSLGVQVGDEVKVLVEEAHPRDDVLIFKEAQAI, from the exons ATGGCGGTTCGCCTCGTGAGCGGATTCCGCTGCTGCACAGTGACACCGTCGCCCGCCGCCCTCAGATGTTGCCTGCGCCACCATAATCATGTTCACTTGCACTCCTCCACTTGCTTCTCAATTTCCCGGCGACTTCGTTGTCGCCTCATATCATTTGGCTATGAGGCGGTTCGGAGGTACTCGGCGCAGAGTCTTGTAGATATGGTGATGGAGGAGCTCGACTCAATCCGGAAGCGCGGTATAGCTCGCGCCTCAAATAA ATTGGGATTGGGAACTGGTGATCAGCTTATTGAAAATAAGCCTGGAAAGAAGACTCTGCAGAAAGGATTGTTGCTAGAGTTCAAGAAGGACTCGGAGAGGGTCTTACTAGCAGTTGTGCAGAAACCAGATGGCAAAAAGAACTGGATGGTTTCTGATCAG AATGGTGCGATGGCATCTATCAAGCCGCAGCAAATTACTTTCATTGTCCCGGGTATCAAGGACTTTGATCACATGGAGATACCAGACTTTATTCAGAAAGCACAAGATAATCTG GACCCAGCACTGCTTGAATTTGCGTGGATTGAACTTGTTGAAAAGAATAAATCAATAACCGTGGAAGAGCTTGCAGAG ATGATGTTTGGTAGTGCAGAACCTCTGGAGAGCTATTCTGCTCATTTGTTGCTTTCGAAGGATGATATATACTTCACAACAATGGAAACTAAAGGTTCATATTCCGTTTATGGGCCAAGACCTGCCGTTCAG GTGGAAGAACTTATGCACAGGAAGCACGCCAAAGAGGCTGCAGAGAGGGAACTTGAAGAGTTTGTCAATTTACTGAGATCTGCCAGGGATGCACAGTTTCATGCGAAGCCCCCGAAGTCCATGTGGAGCTCTGAAgagaaaaatcaaacaaaaattgAGATTCTTCAAGCATATGCAATTGATGATTGTAGGAATGAAGATGAAAAGAAGACTGCTGGGATG CAGATTTTGAAGGCCATAGGACTTCCTAAAACAGCATCAGCAGCAATGAATCTCCTCATCGATATTGGTTATTTCCCAGTACACGTAAATCTTGATATACTGAAGCTCAACATTCATACTGATTATGCAGAAGAGATTCTAATGGCCGCGGAAAGGCTTTTGCTCGAGTCACCTGACCAAGATGAG GTTGAGAGGATAGATCTCACTCACTTAAAGGTTTATGCCATTGATGTTGATGAAGCTGATGAG CTTGATGATGCACTGAGTGCAACTAGGCTTCAGGACGGCCGTATAAAGATCTGGATCCATGTAGCAGACCCTACAAGATTGGTCCAGCCTGGAAGCATCATAGACAA GGAGGCAATGAAGAGGAGCACTTCTGTTTTTTTACCATCTGCTACATACCCAATGTTCCCTGAGAAGTTAGCCATGGAAGGCATGAGTTTGAAGCAAGGGAAGCACTGCAAAGCTGTTACAGTTTCAGTTGTGCTGCATGGTGATGGTGG CATTGCAGAATACTCGGTTGAAAACTCAATCATCAAACCAACATATATGTTAACTTATGAGAGTGCAACAGAACTCCTTCATTTGAACCTGGAAGAGGAGGCTGAACTCAGACTTCTTTCAGAGGCTGCTACACTGCGATTTCAATGGCGTCGAAGGCAG GGTGCAATAGACGCATCTACATTAGAAGCCAGAATCAAGGTGACCAACCCAGATGATCCAGAGCCCTTGATCAAGCTGTATGTGGAGAATCAGGCAGATCCTGCTATGCGTCTTGTATCTGAGATGATGATACTTTGTGGCGAAGTTATGGCCACTTTTGGTTCTGTGAACAAAATTGCCTTACCTTACCGGGGACAACCTCAGTCAAATATTGATATATCTGATTTTGCTCATCTTCCTGAAGGCCCTGTTAGGAGTTCTGCTATAGTTAAAACCATGCGTGCTGCAGAATTTGATTTCAGGAAGCCTACCCGCCACGGAGTTTTAGGACTTCCTGGATATGTTCAATTCACATCTCCCATACGTAGATATATGGATCTACTTGCTCACTATCAG GTAAAAGCATTTCTCAGGGGAGATTCTCCTCCTTTTTCAGCAGGACAGCTGGAGGGGATGGCTTCTTTGGTAAATATGAATATAAGGTTAGTGAGGCGGCTTAGCTCTAGCAGTCTCCGCTATTGGATGATAGAATACCTGAGACGACAACCAAAAGAAAAGAAGTTTTCTGCCTTGGTCCTTCGATTCATCAAAGATAGAGTTGCTGCAATACTCTTGATGGAG GTTGGAATACAAGGTTCTGCTTGGGTATCTCTAGGTGTGCAAGTAGGTGATGAAGTAAAAGTTCTGGTAGAAGAAGCACATCCACGTGATGATGTTCTTATATTTAAGGAGGCTCAAGCAATTTAG
- the LOC121748694 gene encoding ribonuclease II, chloroplastic/mitochondrial-like isoform X3 — protein sequence MVSDQNGAMASIKPQQITFIVPGIKDFDHMEIPDFIQKAQDNLDPALLEFAWIELVEKNKSITVEELAEMMFGSAEPLESYSAHLLLSKDDIYFTTMETKGSYSVYGPRPAVQVEELMHRKHAKEAAERELEEFVNLLRSARDAQFHAKPPKSMWSSEEKNQTKIEILQAYAIDDCRNEDEKKTAGMQILKAIGLPKTASAAMNLLIDIGYFPVHVNLDILKLNIHTDYAEEILMAAERLLLESPDQDEVERIDLTHLKVYAIDVDEADELDDALSATRLQDGRIKIWIHVADPTRLVQPGSIIDKEAMKRSTSVFLPSATYPMFPEKLAMEGMSLKQGKHCKAVTVSVVLHGDGGIAEYSVENSIIKPTYMLTYESATELLHLNLEEEAELRLLSEAATLRFQWRRRQGAIDASTLEARIKVTNPDDPEPLIKLYVENQADPAMRLVSEMMILCGEVMATFGSVNKIALPYRGQPQSNIDISDFAHLPEGPVRSSAIVKTMRAAEFDFRKPTRHGVLGLPGYVQFTSPIRRYMDLLAHYQVKAFLRGDSPPFSAGQLEGMASLVNMNIRLVRRLSSSSLRYWMIEYLRRQPKEKKFSALVLRFIKDRVAAILLMEVGIQGSAWVSLGVQVGDEVKVLVEEAHPRDDVLIFKEAQAI from the exons ATGGTTTCTGATCAG AATGGTGCGATGGCATCTATCAAGCCGCAGCAAATTACTTTCATTGTCCCGGGTATCAAGGACTTTGATCACATGGAGATACCAGACTTTATTCAGAAAGCACAAGATAATCTG GACCCAGCACTGCTTGAATTTGCGTGGATTGAACTTGTTGAAAAGAATAAATCAATAACCGTGGAAGAGCTTGCAGAG ATGATGTTTGGTAGTGCAGAACCTCTGGAGAGCTATTCTGCTCATTTGTTGCTTTCGAAGGATGATATATACTTCACAACAATGGAAACTAAAGGTTCATATTCCGTTTATGGGCCAAGACCTGCCGTTCAG GTGGAAGAACTTATGCACAGGAAGCACGCCAAAGAGGCTGCAGAGAGGGAACTTGAAGAGTTTGTCAATTTACTGAGATCTGCCAGGGATGCACAGTTTCATGCGAAGCCCCCGAAGTCCATGTGGAGCTCTGAAgagaaaaatcaaacaaaaattgAGATTCTTCAAGCATATGCAATTGATGATTGTAGGAATGAAGATGAAAAGAAGACTGCTGGGATG CAGATTTTGAAGGCCATAGGACTTCCTAAAACAGCATCAGCAGCAATGAATCTCCTCATCGATATTGGTTATTTCCCAGTACACGTAAATCTTGATATACTGAAGCTCAACATTCATACTGATTATGCAGAAGAGATTCTAATGGCCGCGGAAAGGCTTTTGCTCGAGTCACCTGACCAAGATGAG GTTGAGAGGATAGATCTCACTCACTTAAAGGTTTATGCCATTGATGTTGATGAAGCTGATGAG CTTGATGATGCACTGAGTGCAACTAGGCTTCAGGACGGCCGTATAAAGATCTGGATCCATGTAGCAGACCCTACAAGATTGGTCCAGCCTGGAAGCATCATAGACAA GGAGGCAATGAAGAGGAGCACTTCTGTTTTTTTACCATCTGCTACATACCCAATGTTCCCTGAGAAGTTAGCCATGGAAGGCATGAGTTTGAAGCAAGGGAAGCACTGCAAAGCTGTTACAGTTTCAGTTGTGCTGCATGGTGATGGTGG CATTGCAGAATACTCGGTTGAAAACTCAATCATCAAACCAACATATATGTTAACTTATGAGAGTGCAACAGAACTCCTTCATTTGAACCTGGAAGAGGAGGCTGAACTCAGACTTCTTTCAGAGGCTGCTACACTGCGATTTCAATGGCGTCGAAGGCAG GGTGCAATAGACGCATCTACATTAGAAGCCAGAATCAAGGTGACCAACCCAGATGATCCAGAGCCCTTGATCAAGCTGTATGTGGAGAATCAGGCAGATCCTGCTATGCGTCTTGTATCTGAGATGATGATACTTTGTGGCGAAGTTATGGCCACTTTTGGTTCTGTGAACAAAATTGCCTTACCTTACCGGGGACAACCTCAGTCAAATATTGATATATCTGATTTTGCTCATCTTCCTGAAGGCCCTGTTAGGAGTTCTGCTATAGTTAAAACCATGCGTGCTGCAGAATTTGATTTCAGGAAGCCTACCCGCCACGGAGTTTTAGGACTTCCTGGATATGTTCAATTCACATCTCCCATACGTAGATATATGGATCTACTTGCTCACTATCAG GTAAAAGCATTTCTCAGGGGAGATTCTCCTCCTTTTTCAGCAGGACAGCTGGAGGGGATGGCTTCTTTGGTAAATATGAATATAAGGTTAGTGAGGCGGCTTAGCTCTAGCAGTCTCCGCTATTGGATGATAGAATACCTGAGACGACAACCAAAAGAAAAGAAGTTTTCTGCCTTGGTCCTTCGATTCATCAAAGATAGAGTTGCTGCAATACTCTTGATGGAG GTTGGAATACAAGGTTCTGCTTGGGTATCTCTAGGTGTGCAAGTAGGTGATGAAGTAAAAGTTCTGGTAGAAGAAGCACATCCACGTGATGATGTTCTTATATTTAAGGAGGCTCAAGCAATTTAG
- the LOC121799379 gene encoding probable protein phosphatase 2C 4 isoform X2, which produces MGNGIGKLSLCFSGDISRRRKDIAVSMSDEGLGHSFCYIPSDNLQSPKTAAFRSISGAAISANTSTPLSTDSFAYTTLDKASTFESSDFFSSTPLQPIPKSSLHTVKSGPVMKSPGPGSGPMERGFLSGPIERSFIAGPLENQLDHLQRYMPKSKKMALLKNFKKAVSKSLWSFNREISVCERDIINSGNSSSTITSHNLSSEISLVDENDDAGDECNLQWAQGKAGEDRVHIVISEENGWVFVGIYDGFNGPDATDFLLNNLYANVYKELKGLLRFDGGESCERTVNSSSSSCKSLDDKERVELERKLRERLSYLGRDGVVDHSVVLEAMSEALRKTEASYLEIADMMLVENPELALMGSCVLAMVMKGDDVYLMNVGDSRAVLAQRNDSGGKMVLVKKDCDELLYGYEYDSVHYLSASQLTMDHSTSVKEEVRRIRYAHLDDAFAVVNTRVKGSLKVTRAFGAGFLKQATKNRQILDLVL; this is translated from the exons ATGGGCAACGGAATCGGAAAACTCAGCCTCTGCTTCTCCGGTGACATTTCCCGTCGGAGAAAAGACATTGCTGTCTCTATGTCTGACGAAGGTTTGGGCCACTCTTTCTGCTATATTCCATCCGATAATCTACAATCCCCAAAAACGGCGGCCTTCCGTTCCATATCCGGCGCCGCCATCTCTGCCAACACCTCCACGCCTCTCTCCACCGACTCCTTCGCCTACACCACGCTCGACAAAGCCTCCACTTTCGAAAGCTCCGACTTTTTCTCCTCCACCCCACTCCAGCCAATTCCCAAGAGCTCACTTCACACAGTCAAGTCCGGCCCGGTTATGAAGAGTCCGGGCCCGGGATCCGGGCCCATGGAGCGCGGCTTCTTGTCCGGCCCGATCGAGCGGAGCTTTATTGCCGGGCCTTTGGAGAACCAGCTTGATCACCTGCAAAGGTACATGCCTAAATCCAAGAAAATGGCTCTGCTTAAGAATTTCAAGAAGGCTGTATCCAAATCTCTGTGGAGTTTTAATAGGGAGATCAGTGTTTGTGAAAGAGATATTATCAATAGTGGGAATAGCAGCAGCACAATTACTAGTCACAATTTGAGTAGTGAGATTAGCTTGGTTGATGAGAATGATGATGCTGGAGATGAATGTAATCTGCAGTGGGCTCAAGGGAAAGCTGGTGAAGACAGAGTGCATATTGTGATATCTGAGGAGAATGGATGGGTTTTTGTAGGGATTTATGATGGATTCAATGGCCCTGATGCTACTGACTTTCTCTTGAACAATCTTTACGCCAATGTGTACAAGGAGCTCAAAGGGTTGTTGAGGTTTGATGGAGGTGAATCTTGCGAAAGAACTGTTAACAGCTCTTCCTCATCCTGTAAGAGTTTGGATGATAAGGAGAGGGTGGAGCTGGAGAGGAAGTTGAGGGAGAGGTTGAGCTATTTGGGACGTGATGGTGTTGTTGATCATTCGGTTGTTCTTGAGGCCATGTCTGAGGCATTGAGGAAGACGGAGGCCTCATATTTGGAGATTGCAGATATGATGTTGGTGGAGAATCCGGAGTTGGCTTTGATGGGATCGTGTGTCTTGGCAATGGTGATGAAGGGAGACGATGTTTATCTGATGAACGTAGGGGATAGTAGGGCGGTTTTAGCACAGAGAAATGACAGTGGTGGGAAGATGGTGCTGGTGAAGAAGGATTGTGATGAATTACTCTATGGTTATGAATATGATAGTGTACACTATTTGAGTGCTTCTCAGCTTACAATGGATCATTCTACTTCTGTGAAAGAG GAGGTGAGGAGGATTAGATATGCACATCTAGATGATGCCTTTGCAGTTGTGAACACGAGGGTGAAAGGCTCACTCAAGGTCACCCGTGCCTTTGGAGCTGGCTTTCTCAAACAG GCTACAAAAAACAGACAAATTCTTGATCTTGTCCTCTGA
- the LOC121748694 gene encoding ribonuclease II, chloroplastic/mitochondrial-like isoform X2, with translation MAVRLVSGFRCCTVTPSPAALRCCLRHHNHVHLHSSTCFSISRRLRCRLISFGYEAVRRYSAQSLVDMVMEELDSIRKRGIARASNKLGLGTGDQLIENKPGKKTLQKGLLLEFKKDSERVLLAVVQKPDGKKNWMVSDQNGAMASIKPQQITFIVPGIKDFDHMEIPDFIQKAQDNLDPALLEFAWIELVEKNKSITVEELAEMMFGSAEPLESYSAHLLLSKDDIYFTTMETKGSYSVYGPRPAVQVEELMHRKHAKEAAERELEEFVNLLRSARDAQFHAKPPKSMWSSEEKNQTKIEILQAYAIDDCRNEDEKKTAGMILKAIGLPKTASAAMNLLIDIGYFPVHVNLDILKLNIHTDYAEEILMAAERLLLESPDQDEVERIDLTHLKVYAIDVDEADELDDALSATRLQDGRIKIWIHVADPTRLVQPGSIIDKEAMKRSTSVFLPSATYPMFPEKLAMEGMSLKQGKHCKAVTVSVVLHGDGGIAEYSVENSIIKPTYMLTYESATELLHLNLEEEAELRLLSEAATLRFQWRRRQGAIDASTLEARIKVTNPDDPEPLIKLYVENQADPAMRLVSEMMILCGEVMATFGSVNKIALPYRGQPQSNIDISDFAHLPEGPVRSSAIVKTMRAAEFDFRKPTRHGVLGLPGYVQFTSPIRRYMDLLAHYQVKAFLRGDSPPFSAGQLEGMASLVNMNIRLVRRLSSSSLRYWMIEYLRRQPKEKKFSALVLRFIKDRVAAILLMEVGIQGSAWVSLGVQVGDEVKVLVEEAHPRDDVLIFKEAQAI, from the exons ATGGCGGTTCGCCTCGTGAGCGGATTCCGCTGCTGCACAGTGACACCGTCGCCCGCCGCCCTCAGATGTTGCCTGCGCCACCATAATCATGTTCACTTGCACTCCTCCACTTGCTTCTCAATTTCCCGGCGACTTCGTTGTCGCCTCATATCATTTGGCTATGAGGCGGTTCGGAGGTACTCGGCGCAGAGTCTTGTAGATATGGTGATGGAGGAGCTCGACTCAATCCGGAAGCGCGGTATAGCTCGCGCCTCAAATAA ATTGGGATTGGGAACTGGTGATCAGCTTATTGAAAATAAGCCTGGAAAGAAGACTCTGCAGAAAGGATTGTTGCTAGAGTTCAAGAAGGACTCGGAGAGGGTCTTACTAGCAGTTGTGCAGAAACCAGATGGCAAAAAGAACTGGATGGTTTCTGATCAG AATGGTGCGATGGCATCTATCAAGCCGCAGCAAATTACTTTCATTGTCCCGGGTATCAAGGACTTTGATCACATGGAGATACCAGACTTTATTCAGAAAGCACAAGATAATCTG GACCCAGCACTGCTTGAATTTGCGTGGATTGAACTTGTTGAAAAGAATAAATCAATAACCGTGGAAGAGCTTGCAGAG ATGATGTTTGGTAGTGCAGAACCTCTGGAGAGCTATTCTGCTCATTTGTTGCTTTCGAAGGATGATATATACTTCACAACAATGGAAACTAAAGGTTCATATTCCGTTTATGGGCCAAGACCTGCCGTTCAG GTGGAAGAACTTATGCACAGGAAGCACGCCAAAGAGGCTGCAGAGAGGGAACTTGAAGAGTTTGTCAATTTACTGAGATCTGCCAGGGATGCACAGTTTCATGCGAAGCCCCCGAAGTCCATGTGGAGCTCTGAAgagaaaaatcaaacaaaaattgAGATTCTTCAAGCATATGCAATTGATGATTGTAGGAATGAAGATGAAAAGAAGACTGCTGGGATG ATTTTGAAGGCCATAGGACTTCCTAAAACAGCATCAGCAGCAATGAATCTCCTCATCGATATTGGTTATTTCCCAGTACACGTAAATCTTGATATACTGAAGCTCAACATTCATACTGATTATGCAGAAGAGATTCTAATGGCCGCGGAAAGGCTTTTGCTCGAGTCACCTGACCAAGATGAG GTTGAGAGGATAGATCTCACTCACTTAAAGGTTTATGCCATTGATGTTGATGAAGCTGATGAG CTTGATGATGCACTGAGTGCAACTAGGCTTCAGGACGGCCGTATAAAGATCTGGATCCATGTAGCAGACCCTACAAGATTGGTCCAGCCTGGAAGCATCATAGACAA GGAGGCAATGAAGAGGAGCACTTCTGTTTTTTTACCATCTGCTACATACCCAATGTTCCCTGAGAAGTTAGCCATGGAAGGCATGAGTTTGAAGCAAGGGAAGCACTGCAAAGCTGTTACAGTTTCAGTTGTGCTGCATGGTGATGGTGG CATTGCAGAATACTCGGTTGAAAACTCAATCATCAAACCAACATATATGTTAACTTATGAGAGTGCAACAGAACTCCTTCATTTGAACCTGGAAGAGGAGGCTGAACTCAGACTTCTTTCAGAGGCTGCTACACTGCGATTTCAATGGCGTCGAAGGCAG GGTGCAATAGACGCATCTACATTAGAAGCCAGAATCAAGGTGACCAACCCAGATGATCCAGAGCCCTTGATCAAGCTGTATGTGGAGAATCAGGCAGATCCTGCTATGCGTCTTGTATCTGAGATGATGATACTTTGTGGCGAAGTTATGGCCACTTTTGGTTCTGTGAACAAAATTGCCTTACCTTACCGGGGACAACCTCAGTCAAATATTGATATATCTGATTTTGCTCATCTTCCTGAAGGCCCTGTTAGGAGTTCTGCTATAGTTAAAACCATGCGTGCTGCAGAATTTGATTTCAGGAAGCCTACCCGCCACGGAGTTTTAGGACTTCCTGGATATGTTCAATTCACATCTCCCATACGTAGATATATGGATCTACTTGCTCACTATCAG GTAAAAGCATTTCTCAGGGGAGATTCTCCTCCTTTTTCAGCAGGACAGCTGGAGGGGATGGCTTCTTTGGTAAATATGAATATAAGGTTAGTGAGGCGGCTTAGCTCTAGCAGTCTCCGCTATTGGATGATAGAATACCTGAGACGACAACCAAAAGAAAAGAAGTTTTCTGCCTTGGTCCTTCGATTCATCAAAGATAGAGTTGCTGCAATACTCTTGATGGAG GTTGGAATACAAGGTTCTGCTTGGGTATCTCTAGGTGTGCAAGTAGGTGATGAAGTAAAAGTTCTGGTAGAAGAAGCACATCCACGTGATGATGTTCTTATATTTAAGGAGGCTCAAGCAATTTAG
- the LOC121799389 gene encoding uncharacterized protein LOC121799389, whose product MEDQKHVPDALLSKPRKKKASLQHPEMFQSPGESMSMKRSNEIQTFSRQKGPKPPKRGVAREVSPSLQPERLVPDSVPDSSTSGNEYRALRRKYLLLEEESFGLGRELKEVEDDVKTLEEEKLSLLDELVVLEGLINPSEIQPQAQRLQ is encoded by the coding sequence ATGGAAGATCAGAAGCACGTGCCAGATGCTTTGCTTAGTAAGCCCAGGAAAAAGAAGGCTTCGTTACAGCACCCTGAAATGTTTCAATCGCCTGGGGAGAGCATGAGCATGAAGAGATCCAATGAGATACAGACTTTCTCCCGCCAAAAGGGGCCTAAACCCCCCAAAAGGGGTGTCGCCAGAGAAGTCTCACCATCGCTGCAACCAGAGAGATTGGTCCCGGATTCGGTACCAGACTCCTCGACGTCAGGTAACGAGTACAGAGCTCTTAGGAGAAAGTATTTGCTCTTGGAGGAGGAAAGTTTTGGATTAGGAAGGGAGTTGAAGGAAGTTGAGGATGATGTGAAGACCCTCGAAGAGGAGAAGCTATCTCTGTTGGATGAGCTTGTTGTCTTGGAAGGCCTTATTAATCCTTCAGAGATTCAACCTCAAGCACAAAGGTTGCAATAA